Proteins encoded within one genomic window of Verrucomicrobiia bacterium:
- a CDS encoding AAA family ATPase has protein sequence MIPPDRSVFLWGPRRTGKSFWLREQFAAVPWIDLLQTEVFAEYAARPQLLRERAVSEVWRQGSQTIVVDEVQKVPALLDEVHWLIENLGLRFVLTGSSARKLRRGHANLLAGRAWRREMRPLCFGELWPASPPSGWTGFSVERCVLTGMLPAHVLRIIRWRNSAPTSPATCAKRSPARPSSGTSPASPSSFAWPPSRPRSCSTVPMSPAKPAFPPRWCGDTSRSWRTPCWDSGWRRGLEATIGG, from the coding sequence ATGATACCGCCAGACCGAAGTGTGTTCCTTTGGGGACCCCGCCGCACGGGCAAGAGCTTCTGGTTGCGGGAGCAGTTTGCCGCCGTGCCTTGGATTGACCTGCTTCAGACGGAGGTGTTCGCAGAGTATGCCGCCCGGCCGCAGTTGCTGCGGGAACGTGCCGTGAGCGAGGTCTGGCGTCAGGGTTCCCAAACCATTGTCGTGGACGAAGTGCAGAAGGTGCCCGCGCTGCTCGACGAGGTGCATTGGCTGATCGAGAACCTCGGGCTTCGATTCGTCCTCACTGGTTCCAGCGCCCGCAAGCTCCGGCGAGGCCACGCCAATCTGCTGGCGGGTCGCGCCTGGCGGCGCGAGATGCGGCCGCTGTGTTTCGGAGAACTGTGGCCTGCATCGCCGCCGTCCGGATGGACCGGGTTTTCCGTCGAGCGATGTGTTCTGACCGGCATGCTGCCGGCGCATGTCCTGCGGATCATCCGGTGGAGGAACTCCGCGCCTACGTCGCCGGCTACCTGCGCGAAGAGATCGCCGGCGAGGCCCTCGTCCGGAACCTCCCCGGCTTCTCCGAGTTCCTTCGCGTGGCCGCCATCACGTCCTCGGAGCTGCTCAACTGTGCCCATGTCGCCCGCGAAGCCGGCATTTCCTCCAAGGTGGTGCGGGGA